From Deltaproteobacteria bacterium, a single genomic window includes:
- a CDS encoding sigma-54-dependent Fis family transcriptional regulator, translated as MRRAPSKGIIVLLVDDEKKFLESISERIRLKGFEPLSVFSGEEAIDIAKKKSIDMAIVDLNMPGMDGLTTITKLKEIRPGIKTVLLTGYGNEKIKEAAEALESDYFEKDEMKQFWSFMRQFGSRSGMIIIKPSFGEEEGAGSDRDVDAGAFDKGYMPEEIEMQAARQTLERRLSYTDIDVSNLYSESRIQKLIGESPSILEIKRNIRKVASLDCTVLILGETGTGKELVARAIHLLSPRKERKFTAVNCGSFTEELLCNELFGHEREAFTGAHHLKRGVFEAASGGTILLDEIGDTPLSMQIKLLRVLENKTIVRVGGTDEVSTDVRVLAATNQSLKKKIDQGEFREDLYYRLNAFILRIPPLRERKDDIPLLSSYFLDRYRKEYGKDIKKISDEVLSIFKNYAFPGNVRELENAIERAVIVCEGDEVRREHLPQRFVKVRPSVVLEKKTYATLAELEEQYILEVLEATKGNKSEAARILGINRASLWRKLKQMDLET; from the coding sequence GGCGATCGACATCGCGAAGAAGAAGAGCATCGATATGGCGATCGTCGATCTGAACATGCCGGGCATGGACGGTTTGACCACAATCACCAAGCTGAAGGAGATCCGTCCTGGAATCAAAACGGTGCTTCTGACCGGCTATGGAAACGAAAAGATCAAGGAGGCCGCTGAAGCGCTGGAATCGGACTATTTCGAAAAGGATGAGATGAAGCAGTTCTGGAGCTTCATGAGACAGTTCGGTTCAAGAAGCGGGATGATTATCATCAAGCCGTCTTTCGGGGAAGAGGAGGGGGCAGGTTCAGACAGGGATGTCGACGCCGGCGCTTTTGACAAGGGGTACATGCCGGAAGAGATCGAAATGCAGGCCGCCCGGCAGACGCTGGAGAGGAGACTTTCATATACGGACATCGATGTATCCAACCTCTATTCAGAGTCCAGGATACAGAAACTGATCGGGGAATCTCCCTCTATTCTAGAGATTAAAAGGAATATCCGCAAGGTGGCCTCGCTGGACTGCACAGTCCTCATCCTCGGGGAAACCGGTACGGGCAAGGAACTGGTAGCCAGGGCCATACATCTGCTCAGTCCAAGAAAGGAGCGGAAGTTCACGGCTGTCAATTGCGGTTCCTTCACGGAGGAGTTACTCTGCAATGAATTGTTCGGGCACGAGCGAGAGGCCTTCACCGGGGCGCATCATCTCAAGAGGGGGGTTTTCGAAGCGGCGTCCGGAGGAACCATCCTTCTGGACGAGATCGGAGATACTCCGCTCTCCATGCAGATCAAATTGCTCCGTGTCCTGGAGAATAAAACCATCGTCCGAGTCGGCGGAACGGACGAGGTTTCAACGGATGTGAGGGTGTTGGCCGCCACAAATCAGAGCCTCAAGAAAAAGATCGATCAGGGAGAATTCCGGGAAGACCTGTATTACCGGCTGAACGCTTTCATATTGAGGATACCGCCCCTTCGCGAGCGAAAGGACGATATCCCTCTCTTGAGCAGCTATTTTTTGGACAGGTACCGGAAGGAGTACGGAAAAGACATAAAAAAGATCTCTGACGAAGTCCTTTCCATCTTTAAGAATTATGCGTTTCCGGGTAATGTGCGCGAGCTGGAAAATGCCATTGAACGCGCGGTTATTGTGTGCGAGGGGGATGAGGTGAGAAGGGAGCATCTCCCTCAACGGTTCGTGAAAGTCAGACCATCCGTCGTCTTGGAGAAGAAGACCTACGCCACCCTGGCCGAACTCGAGGAGCAATACATTTTAGAGGTCTTGGAGGCCACCAAGGGCAATAAAAGCGAGGCCGCGCGGATACTGGGGATTAATCGGGCTTCTCTCTGGCGGAAACTGAAGCAGATGGACCTTGAAACATAA